A genomic segment from Streptosporangium roseum DSM 43021 encodes:
- the menC gene encoding o-succinylbenzoate synthase: protein MKITGIELRRIAMPLVAPFRTSFGTESERDVLLVRVVTPDSEGWAECVAMSQPLYSSEYVDGAAEVLRRFLIPALPAHPDAHRVHRALEPFKGHRMAKAALETAVLDAQLRAGGQPLASFLGASADRVPCGVSVGIMDSVPQLLDAVGGYLDEGYVRIKLKIEPGWDLAPVRAVRERFGDDLLLQVDANAAYTLADAPHLAKLDDFGLLLIEQPLANDDMVQHARLATLLKTPICLDESIESAEHAAAAITLGACSIINVKPGRIGGYLEARRIHDLARAHGVALWCGGMLETGIGRAANLALAALPGFTLPGDTSASRRYYATDITTPFELRDGHLDVPTGPGIGVDPVPGILDEVTTSTEWITL, encoded by the coding sequence ATGAAGATCACTGGAATCGAACTGCGGCGGATCGCGATGCCGCTGGTCGCCCCCTTCCGCACCTCGTTCGGCACCGAGAGCGAACGCGACGTGTTGCTCGTGCGGGTCGTCACCCCCGACTCCGAGGGCTGGGCCGAGTGCGTGGCCATGTCACAGCCGCTCTACTCCTCCGAATACGTCGACGGCGCCGCCGAGGTGCTGCGCCGCTTCCTCATCCCCGCCCTGCCCGCCCACCCCGACGCCCACCGCGTGCACCGGGCACTGGAACCGTTCAAGGGCCACCGGATGGCCAAGGCCGCCCTGGAGACCGCCGTCCTGGACGCCCAGCTCCGCGCCGGCGGCCAGCCCCTGGCCTCCTTCCTGGGCGCCTCCGCCGACCGGGTGCCGTGCGGGGTGTCGGTGGGCATCATGGACTCCGTCCCCCAGCTGCTCGACGCCGTCGGCGGCTACCTCGACGAGGGCTACGTCCGGATCAAACTGAAGATCGAACCCGGCTGGGACCTGGCCCCCGTCCGCGCGGTGCGCGAACGCTTCGGCGACGACCTCCTGCTGCAGGTCGACGCCAACGCCGCCTACACCCTCGCCGACGCCCCCCACCTGGCCAAGCTCGACGACTTCGGCCTGCTGCTCATCGAACAGCCCCTCGCCAACGACGACATGGTCCAGCACGCCCGGCTCGCGACGCTGTTGAAGACCCCGATCTGCCTGGACGAGTCCATCGAGTCGGCCGAGCACGCCGCCGCCGCCATCACCCTGGGCGCCTGCTCGATCATCAACGTCAAACCCGGCCGGATCGGCGGCTACCTCGAGGCCCGCCGCATCCACGACCTGGCCCGCGCCCACGGCGTCGCCCTGTGGTGCGGAGGCATGCTGGAGACCGGCATCGGCCGCGCCGCCAACCTCGCCCTGGCCGCCCTGCCCGGCTTCACCCTGCCCGGCGACACCTCCGCCTCCCGCCGCTACTACGCCACCGACATCACCACACCGTTCGAACTGCGCGACGGCCACCTCGACGTCCCCACCGGCCCCGGCATCGGCGTCGACCCCGTCCCCGGCATCCTGGACGAGGTCACCACCTCCACCGAATGGATCACCCTCTGA
- the bla gene encoding class A beta-lactamase, translating into MPTQLIRRAPLSALASLVLIPLTGAVATGHASAAPAATPLTATPTPAAAPATAMQAAPDGARARKELRTLEASFKGRIGAYAVDTATGKTITYRSGERFPLLSTFKAIAAAAVLHKARTSDPGLLNKVVHWTTAELQEHSPVTGKHVKDGMTVARLCEAAITRSDNTAANMLLKQIGGPAGLTAYFHTLKDPVSRLDRWETELNNWSPKEKRDTTTPASMGRDLRAVTTGDALDARDRERLNAWLTANKTGDARIRAGLPKTWTVGDKTGTNSKYGAGNDIAVVWPGKSAAPIIMSIYTNRGAADAAVDDKVIADTAAILARALGKL; encoded by the coding sequence ATGCCCACTCAGCTCATTCGACGTGCCCCGCTGTCGGCGCTGGCCTCGCTCGTGCTCATCCCTCTGACGGGTGCCGTCGCGACCGGTCACGCGTCCGCCGCTCCGGCCGCGACGCCACTGACGGCGACGCCGACGCCGGCGGCGGCACCGGCGACAGCGATGCAGGCGGCGCCGGACGGAGCCCGGGCCAGGAAGGAGCTGCGCACGCTGGAGGCGTCCTTCAAGGGCCGCATCGGCGCGTACGCCGTCGACACCGCCACCGGGAAGACGATCACGTACCGGTCGGGCGAGCGTTTCCCGCTGCTGTCCACCTTCAAGGCGATCGCGGCGGCGGCCGTGCTGCACAAGGCCCGCACCTCCGACCCCGGCCTGCTGAACAAGGTCGTGCACTGGACGACCGCCGAGCTGCAGGAGCATTCCCCGGTCACCGGGAAGCACGTGAAGGACGGGATGACCGTCGCCCGGCTGTGCGAGGCGGCCATCACCCGAAGTGACAACACCGCGGCCAACATGCTGCTGAAGCAGATCGGCGGCCCTGCCGGGCTGACCGCGTACTTCCATACGCTGAAGGATCCGGTCTCCCGCCTGGACCGGTGGGAGACCGAGCTCAACAACTGGAGCCCCAAGGAGAAGCGGGACACCACGACGCCCGCGTCGATGGGCCGTGACCTGCGTGCGGTCACGACAGGTGACGCCCTCGACGCCAGGGACCGGGAGCGGCTGAACGCCTGGCTGACAGCGAACAAGACCGGGGACGCCCGCATCCGCGCGGGCCTGCCCAAGACCTGGACGGTCGGTGACAAGACCGGTACGAACTCGAAGTACGGGGCCGGGAACGACATCGCGGTCGTCTGGCCCGGAAAGTCGGCCGCCCCCATCATCATGTCGATCTACACCAACCGCGGGGCCGCAGACGCCGCCGTCGACGACAAAGTCATCGCGGACACCGCCGCCATCCTCGCCCGCGCCCTCGGCAAGCTCTGA
- a CDS encoding ABC transporter ATP-binding protein: MIIKNLTVRFGAFTAVDDVTLEIPAGAIVGLVGESGSGKSTLARAVTGLVPYTGEITGGDPRRIQMVFQDPYASLDPRMTVGASVAEGLRVPRAARQAEVERLLSLVSLPAALAGRYPRELSGGQRQRVAVARALGARPELLVADEITSALDVSVQGSVLNLVRSLREELGLSMLFISHNLAVVRYVSDVVAVMHRGRLVEMGTTEEVVGSPRNDYTRSLLEAVPRLRHA; this comes from the coding sequence ATGATCATCAAGAACCTGACGGTGCGGTTCGGCGCGTTCACCGCCGTCGACGACGTCACGCTGGAGATCCCGGCCGGGGCGATCGTCGGCCTGGTGGGGGAGTCGGGGTCGGGCAAGTCCACGCTGGCCAGGGCGGTGACCGGGCTGGTGCCGTACACCGGCGAGATCACCGGCGGCGATCCGCGGCGGATCCAGATGGTCTTCCAGGATCCCTACGCCTCCCTTGACCCGCGGATGACCGTGGGCGCGTCGGTGGCCGAGGGACTCCGCGTGCCCCGCGCCGCCCGCCAGGCGGAGGTGGAGCGGCTGCTGTCGCTGGTGTCGCTGCCCGCCGCGCTGGCGGGGCGCTACCCGCGCGAGCTGTCCGGCGGTCAGCGGCAGCGGGTGGCGGTCGCCCGGGCGCTGGGCGCGCGCCCCGAACTGCTGGTCGCCGACGAGATCACCTCTGCCCTGGACGTCTCCGTCCAGGGCTCGGTGCTCAACCTGGTCCGCTCGCTGCGCGAGGAGCTCGGGCTGTCGATGCTGTTCATCTCGCACAACCTCGCCGTGGTCCGGTACGTCTCCGACGTCGTCGCGGTGATGCACCGGGGCAGGCTGGTCGAGATGGGGACGACCGAAGAGGTGGTGGGCTCGCCCCGGAACGACTACACCCGCTCCCTGCTGGAGGCGGTGCCCCGCCTCAGGCACGCCTGA
- a CDS encoding dipeptide/oligopeptide/nickel ABC transporter permease/ATP-binding protein: protein MRHLLRTPAGLAGTTLVALMVILAIVGPPIWGAEAERIDPAVILQGASAAHPLGTDNLGRDILARVLVAGRLSLLLALLATLIGAIGGIVLGALPSVLPRRPARLVTGTVNALVAFPGLLLAMFTAVIAGLGARGAVLGIGAAIAPGFARLTQTLAASVAGADYVSAARMLGVPRRRIMARHVLPNIAEPLILNLTQALGGALLGLAGMSFLGLGVQPPSFDWGRLLFDGFGRIYSTPAVALGPAVAVALAGIGFNLLGDVLARAASRTAVPAGKAAPQAASAPGELGEPDPEAVLEVRDLTVTFPGGVTPVRGLSLTVAPGEIVGLVGESGSGKSLTASAIGGLVPYPGEVSAARLRLCGTDLGELPEQERRKLLGTSLAMVFQDPMASLNPALRVGGQLAEVATVHQGASRAEARTRAVDRLGHVHIPEPDRRARQHPHELSGGMRQRAVIAMGLMGTPRLIIADEPTTALDVTVQRQILRLLREVTGETGAATLFISHDIAVVGELCHRVVVMYAGRVVEELPVEKLASGAAHPYTRALVASLPDMDTDRSLPLASIPGHQPSPAELGPGCAFAARCELATDRCAERPPLIPYGKAHQVACWEAS from the coding sequence GCTGGTCGCGCTCATGGTGATCCTGGCGATCGTCGGGCCGCCGATCTGGGGCGCCGAGGCCGAGCGCATCGACCCCGCGGTCATCCTCCAGGGAGCCTCGGCCGCGCACCCGCTCGGCACCGACAACCTGGGCCGTGACATCCTCGCCCGGGTGCTGGTCGCCGGCCGGCTCTCGCTCCTCCTGGCCCTGCTGGCCACGCTCATCGGCGCGATCGGGGGGATCGTGCTCGGTGCGCTCCCCTCGGTGCTGCCCCGCCGGCCCGCGCGCCTGGTCACCGGTACGGTGAACGCGCTGGTGGCCTTCCCGGGCCTGCTGCTGGCCATGTTCACCGCGGTGATCGCGGGACTCGGCGCGCGAGGGGCCGTGCTGGGCATCGGCGCCGCCATCGCGCCCGGCTTCGCCCGGCTCACCCAGACGCTCGCCGCCTCGGTCGCCGGGGCCGACTACGTGTCGGCCGCCCGCATGCTCGGGGTGCCCCGGCGGCGGATCATGGCACGCCACGTCCTGCCCAACATCGCCGAGCCGCTGATCCTCAACCTCACCCAGGCGCTGGGCGGCGCGCTGCTCGGGCTCGCCGGGATGTCCTTCCTCGGCCTGGGCGTGCAGCCGCCGTCGTTCGACTGGGGACGGCTGCTGTTCGACGGCTTCGGCCGCATCTACTCCACCCCGGCCGTCGCCCTCGGCCCCGCCGTCGCGGTGGCGCTCGCGGGCATCGGGTTCAACCTCCTGGGGGACGTCCTGGCACGTGCCGCGTCGCGCACCGCCGTACCGGCGGGGAAGGCCGCCCCGCAGGCCGCCTCCGCGCCCGGAGAGCTCGGCGAGCCCGACCCGGAGGCGGTTCTGGAGGTGCGGGACCTCACCGTCACCTTCCCCGGCGGCGTGACGCCGGTACGCGGGCTGTCGCTGACCGTCGCGCCCGGCGAGATCGTCGGCCTGGTGGGGGAGTCGGGCAGCGGCAAGAGCCTGACCGCGTCGGCGATCGGCGGGCTGGTCCCCTACCCGGGCGAGGTGAGCGCGGCGCGGCTGCGGCTGTGCGGCACCGACCTCGGCGAGCTGCCGGAACAGGAACGCCGCAAGCTGCTCGGCACGTCGCTGGCGATGGTCTTCCAGGACCCGATGGCCTCGCTCAACCCGGCGCTCAGGGTCGGCGGCCAGCTCGCAGAGGTGGCGACCGTGCACCAGGGCGCGAGCCGCGCCGAGGCCAGGACCAGGGCCGTGGACCGGCTCGGGCACGTGCACATCCCGGAGCCGGACAGAAGGGCCCGGCAGCACCCGCACGAGCTGTCCGGCGGCATGCGGCAGCGCGCGGTGATCGCGATGGGCCTGATGGGCACGCCGCGGCTGATCATCGCCGACGAGCCGACCACCGCCCTCGACGTGACCGTGCAGCGGCAGATCCTGCGCCTGCTGCGCGAGGTGACCGGCGAGACCGGCGCGGCGACCCTGTTCATCTCCCATGACATCGCCGTGGTCGGCGAGCTGTGCCACCGGGTCGTGGTGATGTACGCGGGCCGGGTGGTCGAGGAGCTGCCGGTGGAGAAGCTGGCCTCCGGCGCCGCGCACCCCTACACCCGCGCGCTGGTCGCCTCGCTGCCCGACATGGACACCGACAGGTCCCTGCCGCTGGCCAGCATCCCCGGCCATCAGCCCTCACCCGCCGAACTCGGCCCGGGGTGCGCCTTCGCGGCCCGCTGCGAGCTGGCGACCGACCGCTGCGCCGAGCGCCCGCCCCTGATCCCGTACGGCAAGGCGCACCAGGTCGCCTGCTGGGAGGCTTCATGA